The genomic stretch CAGTCGCAGATGGCCATCGGGGTGGCGCCCCTAGACGCGGGTGGGCGGGCAACCCATCATTCCGCCTATGGGATCTCTGATTCTTGAAATTCAGAAAAATGCGGTGTCGAGCGCAGTTCCGGTTGGGGATCTGCTTCGACAGGCAAAAATCGCAGCGGTAAGGCTTGGTGCGAGCGAAGAGTTTACGGCTTGGCTGAACCGAGAGCTTCAGGGATATGAAGAAGGCAAGGATATCCCAAGTTATCGAAAAATTCGCGGTATGCTTTGCGGCGAGAATGAGTATGGGCACGCGAAGAGGCTGCTCTTCTCGGACCCGGCATCTTTTCATTTGGTGAATACAATGACATTCCCGAATCCACTCTTTGAGTTGGAGGAGGCTATTAGAAATTCCAAAGATAAAACTGACATTGCATATATGATGAGGCCAGAAGCATCTAAAATTTTGCGGACAAAATTTCCGGATATATCGATTTTTTATATGGAAATTAATGTTGTGACACTTAAGGGAGTGACCGAAAAAGTCCGCGATATTGTTCTTGATTGGGCGCTGGAACTTGGGCGTGCTGGTGTGACGGGGGAGGGTATGACTTTTTCGGATAGTGACAAGAAACGCGCCGAGTCTATCACCCACAATATATATGCGCAGAACGTGATTGTCGCCGGAGACCAAGCGAGCGTTTCGGCAACGCAGACTGCGACTCAGGCCCCCCTGGACCTGAAGCAGGTTGCCGAATTTCTGAAAGAATTGCGGGGGGCGCTCGGCACGCTCCCAGCGGACGACCGGGAGGTCGCCGAGGGTAACATTGTGATGGCCGAGGCTGAATTGGCGAAGGACGAGCCGCGCGAAGGCAAGGTCCGCGCAGCCCTCAAGGCTCTCGCCCCGACGATGGGGAATCTGACCGTGGGCGTCGCAGGATCGGCTGTTTGGGACCTGATAAAGAAACAGATCGGCTTGGGCTGATCGCACGGCGGCGCTCATCGCCGCACGATCACCCTGCGGCGGGGAACGGCGGGCCGGGTCTGGCCAGCGCGGGCCTTCACATGGGCGTCGAGAGCGCCCTCGTCCCACATGCAGCGACGCCCGCTCTGCACCGGGGGCGGGATTTCGCCCTTCTTCCAGGCGCGATGCACGGAATGAATGGAGCCATACAGGCCCTTAGCCACGACGCCTTTAGCGTCGATCCAACGAATGGACATAGAAATCCTGTCCGGTGCATTTCGCACCGTGGTTGATGCCGCGTATCGATCGCGGCCACCGACCTACCCCTTCAGGATTTTGGGTCGCTAGATGCTTGGCGCGTGCTCTCTGGGGGAGGCGAGAGTCGCTAGCAGCGCAAAGCGTAGCACGGGGCAACGGGCGGGAGCAACCCGTGGCGCACAATGGCCCGGCAGCGCGGCTCTAGCGGCTCAAGGGGGCTAATTTGGCGATCCCATGACACGAACTACTGAGTATCTCCATCGGTTAGTATCAAACCCATCTTCCATTATGCTACAATAAAAAGTCCCACTGGAGCGCGGCGGTAATCCGTCATAATTAGTGCAGTCAAATTCCCGACGAATTCTACCATCTTCGAGAGCAATAGTGATTTTGTTGATGCGGAAATTGCTCGTTTCATGACTGACTGTCAGCGTGTTGCTGCTTAGTCGGGTTGAAAGATTTCTGACTGATTGAGTTATGTCGCGTTCCGTTCGGCGCTCAGAATCGCGATATTTGGCGCACGCCAAGAATATTCCCCGTGCCGCAAGATCACTTTGCGTTCCCGGCAACTGACCAGAGAGGCATTCTTCATAAGAGAAGTAGACGCCCCACAGACCGATCCTAGTTTTGGGAATGACGAAGGTGCCGACAGCAAGCGCGGCAACGCAGCCTGCCAATATTCCAAGGGTTTTTCTATCCATGGGATTCTCGAGTTTACCTGTTCCCCATTAGCCTAGCCGCCCCGACTTTGAACCGAAAAAAGCGAAGCGTATCGCAAGGCGTCATTCCCACCCAGCGAGGCCCCATACTCGGGTGCCCCAGGCTTCGAGCGCGGCGCGGGCCTTCGCCTCGTGCGGCTTGACCGAATAGGTCATCCTCAGCCGGGGGGCGGCATGGTTGAGAATGGCCTCGACGATGTGCGGCTCGATGCCAGCCATCGCCATCTGCGTCGCGGCGGTGCGGCGTAGATCGTGGATCGTCCAGGCATCCGTTTTCGTGCGGCGCTGGGAGTCTGCGACCGCCCGGCTGAACCCACTGACGAACCCACGCATCGCACGACCAGGGCGCGTCCCCCCTGCCGCATCGGCGGTGCGGGGACGCTCGACCGGGAACACCTTGTCGCCCCGGAGCGGCACCTGGGCGAGAATACGAAGCGCGAAGGACGATAGTAGAACCTCCGTCTCCCGACCGCCTTTGCTGCGCTGGGCGCTGAGATGGATGACGCCGTTGGCGACATCTATTTCTGCCCGTGTCAGTTCGGCGATCTCGCTGCGCCGTGCGCCCGTCAGCAGGCAGAGGGCGAAGATGCTGCCGAACTGCGACCGGGCCAGGGCGTCGGGACCATGCGGGAGCCAATCGGTCATAAGGGCGGTGATTTCACCGTCGCTTAGGACCCTCTGTCTTGGTTCCCCCGTCGATGGCATTTCCAGGTTACGGATGGCGTGCTCGATCAGGCCGCGACGCTCGCCGTAGTTCATCGCCGCGGTCACATATCGGCCGACAGCGCCAGCGACGGTGAGGGGCCGGATGCGGTCCACGAGGCCCTGCACATCGCGGCGGGTGAGGCTCGTCAGGTCGTATGGGCCAAGGCTCGGGCGAACATGCTTGGCGAGGATGGCTTTCACCTGCGCCGGGTCCTTGGCGGTCTCGTCCAGGTGAGCGGCGTAGCGGTCCAGCAGGTCGTTGACGCTACGGCAGGGGGTGTCTGCGGGGTGCGGCATCCGCCCGGCTTGGAGCGCCCCCCGGTGAGCCTGCGCTTTGTCGCGGGCCTCGGCGAGGGACGTGCCGGGATACTGCCCTAGGGTGATCTTATGGCGCTTCCCGTGACGCTGGAACGCGAACACGAACGACAAGGCGTCAGCTCGTTTGCGGGCGATCAGTCCTTCAACAACCGTGTCCCGCTCCTCGGTGTTCGGCTCCATTCCCCGCAGGAAGGTGTCTGTAAGTTTTCTCGCCATGGCGGGCCTTGCTTCGGCACCCCCCAGGCCCGCGTCCGGGGGTGTTCCCGGGGGTGCCTGGGGGTGCGCTGCCCCGCAATGTAGCGCAATGGCGCGTCATGGACCAGGAAGGCTATCGCCTTGTAAACGCTACGTTCTGCACCCTCGCGCTATGCCATGTTTACCATGATAGTTTTCTTGTGCGTGAAGTGTTCCAGCATCGCTTCCAACGAGGCTTCCTTGCCGAGGCCCGAGGACTTCACGCCGCCATAGGACAGGTTCGCCTGCACCACGAGGTTCTGGTTGATCTGCACCAGGCCCGCTTCCAGCCGATGCGCAAGGTCGAGGCCCACCTTCAGGTTGTTCGTCCATAGCGACGCCGCGAGGCCGTAGTCGGAATCATTCGCCTCGGCCAGCACCGATTCCGGGTCGTCGAAGGGCTGGATGACGGTGACGGGCCCGAAGATCTCCTCGCGCACCAGCCGGCTGTCCTTCGTGAGGCCGGTGAAGATCACGGGCTGGATGAACAGGCCCTTCTTGAGCGCGGGGTCGGTTGGCATGGCGGAACACACATGCGCGGTGGCCCCCGGGGTCGCGGTGCCTTCCGCGATGAAGCCGCGCACCTTCTCGAGCTGGCCTTCGGAGACGATCGTGCCGATGTCGGTCGCCTCGTCCAGCGGGTCGCCCATGACCATGCCGTTCACCGCACCCGTCATGGCGGTGACGAACCGATCGAAGATCGGGCGCTCGACATAGATGCGGCTCGCCGCCGTGCAGGACTGGCCCTGGCGCGTGAAGCGCATCGAGGTCAGCGCACCGCTCACGGTCTTGTCGAAGTCGCAATCCGCGAAGACGATCATCGGCGACTTGCCGCCGAGTTCCAGCGTGACCGGGATCAACTTATCGGCCGCGGCGCGGGCGACGATCTTGCCGGTCTCGACACTGCCCGTGAACGTCACCTTGCGCACCAGCGGGTGCGTGACCAGTGGCGCGCCGCATTCCGGGCCGAAGCCCGACACCATGTTGAACACGCCGGGCGGCAGGACGCGGTTCATGATCTCGCAGATGCGCAGCACTGCGAGCGGCGCTTCTTCCGCCGACTTCACGACCACGGCGTTGCCAGCCACCAGCGCGGGCGCAACCTTCAGCGCCATCAGCAGCATCGGCACGTTCCAGGGAATGATCGCGCCGACCACGCCGAGCGGCTCGCGCACCGTCACCGACAGCACGTTGGGCGCGAAGGGGACGCTCTCGCCCTTCAGTTCAGAGCCGAGGCCGCCGAAGAATTCGAAGACATCGGCGACGACGTTCGCCTCCACCCGGGATTCCGTGCGCAGCGCCTTGCCGGTCTCGA from Roseomonas fluvialis encodes the following:
- a CDS encoding tyrosine-type recombinase/integrase, whose translation is MARKLTDTFLRGMEPNTEERDTVVEGLIARKRADALSFVFAFQRHGKRHKITLGQYPGTSLAEARDKAQAHRGALQAGRMPHPADTPCRSVNDLLDRYAAHLDETAKDPAQVKAILAKHVRPSLGPYDLTSLTRRDVQGLVDRIRPLTVAGAVGRYVTAAMNYGERRGLIEHAIRNLEMPSTGEPRQRVLSDGEITALMTDWLPHGPDALARSQFGSIFALCLLTGARRSEIAELTRAEIDVANGVIHLSAQRSKGGRETEVLLSSFALRILAQVPLRGDKVFPVERPRTADAAGGTRPGRAMRGFVSGFSRAVADSQRRTKTDAWTIHDLRRTAATQMAMAGIEPHIVEAILNHAAPRLRMTYSVKPHEAKARAALEAWGTRVWGLAGWE
- a CDS encoding aldehyde dehydrogenase family protein; the encoded protein is MLDRPHPTPAAPSTDPFALAKALSGVHFIGGAYVPARSGKTFAVVNPATGAEVARAAEGDATDVDAAVQNAAKAQKDWAKVPARKRGALVHQCAQLLKEHVDELGRLIALETGKALRTESRVEANVVADVFEFFGGLGSELKGESVPFAPNVLSVTVREPLGVVGAIIPWNVPMLLMALKVAPALVAGNAVVVKSAEEAPLAVLRICEIMNRVLPPGVFNMVSGFGPECGAPLVTHPLVRKVTFTGSVETGKIVARAAADKLIPVTLELGGKSPMIVFADCDFDKTVSGALTSMRFTRQGQSCTAASRIYVERPIFDRFVTAMTGAVNGMVMGDPLDEATDIGTIVSEGQLEKVRGFIAEGTATPGATAHVCSAMPTDPALKKGLFIQPVIFTGLTKDSRLVREEIFGPVTVIQPFDDPESVLAEANDSDYGLAASLWTNNLKVGLDLAHRLEAGLVQINQNLVVQANLSYGGVKSSGLGKEASLEAMLEHFTHKKTIMVNMA